One genomic segment of Carassius carassius chromosome 21, fCarCar2.1, whole genome shotgun sequence includes these proteins:
- the LOC132097376 gene encoding cytosolic sulfotransferase 3-like → METPDSSSMKQLSRPELFDFEGVSMVQHFTDNWEKVKNFQARPDDILIATYPKAGTTWISYILDLLYFGNDAPQRQTSQPIYMRVPFLESCFKVMPPGTELADNLPTSPRLIKTHLPVQLVPKSFWEQNSKIVYVARNAKDNAVSYFHFDRMNMVQPEPGDWNTFLQKFMEGKNVFGPWYDHVSGWWEKKLTYSNLLYMFYEDLVEDTGRELEHLCSFLGLSTPIEEREKITKGVQFDAMKQNKMTNYSTIPVMDFKISPFMRKGKVGDWKNHFTVAQNEQFDEVYKQKMKNTTVKFRTEI, encoded by the exons ATGGAAACCCCTGACTCATCATCA ATGAAACAACTTAGTCGGCCTGAACTGTTTGATTTTGAGGGTGTTTCTATGGTCCAGCACTTTACTGACAACTGGGAAAAGGTAAAAAACTTTCAAGCAAGACCTGATGACATTCTAATCGCCACTTACCCCAAAGCAG GTACCACCTGGATTTCATATATTCTAGACCTTCTATACTTTGGTAACGATGCTCCACAGCGCCAAACTTCCCAGCCTATCTATATGAGAGTGCCATTCCTGGAGTCGTGTTTCAAAGTgatgccaccag GAACAGAATTGGCTGATAATCTGCCCACTTCTCCTCGCCTCATCAAAACTCATTTACCTGTCCAGCTTGTGCCCAAGTCCTTCTGGGAGCAGAACTCAAAG ATTGTGTATGTAGCTCGGAATGCAAAAGACAATGcagtttcttattttcatttcgatCGAATGAACATGGTACAGCCTGAACCAGGAGACTGGAACACTTTTTTACAGAAATTTATGGAAGGAAAAA ATGTGTTCGGCCCTTGGTATGACCATGTCAGTGGATGGTGGGAGAAAAAACTGACTTATTCTAACCTACTGTACATGTTCTATGAGGATTTGGTGGAA GACACAGGACGTGAGTTGGAACATTTGTGTTCCTTCTTGGGTTTGTCAACCCCAATTGAAGAGAGGGAGAAAATAACAAAAGGGGTTCAGTTTGATGCCATGAAACAGAACAAAATGACCAACTATTCCACTATCCCAGTCATGGATTTCAAGATCTCACCCTTCAtgagaaaag GTAAAGTTGGAGACTGGAAAAATCATTTCACTGTGGCACAAAATGAACAGTTTGATGAGGTCTACAAACAGAAGATGAAGAACACCACTGTCAAGTTCCGCACTGAGATCTaa